GCCTGAAGtggttcttactctgtagcccacagtaatactcctgcttcagcctctctgagtgatGGTGACTGACGCAGGGATGGTAGATGCCCATTAGTAGTGGAGACCTAATATTGCAAGCTACTGAAGACATAGAGTTAATCCAGTTGGGCTGGTCGATCACCTAGCTAATGGACAATCCCTCAGAAAAGTAGGGCCACACCTAGGAAGGTGGTCTCTCCTTAAGAGACACTAGAGAAATGAGTGGAATAATTCCACCTTTAATGACACGCTGTACTTTTCTTTTCCCCAAGTCCCCACAAGCCCCCATCCTTTCCATTGGGTCTGCCTGAGAGGATGAAATGGCGCTGGTGGGTTGGCGGGCGCCGTGGGTCGAGGGCGCGGCGGAAAAGTTACGACTTTTCTGTAGCCATGGCTacgactaccagagttagaaagagctttattagaaagaaaccaggcctggagagacagaaaggtggtgggagcagagcagagaggaaacagaaaagagggGTGGGGGTCTGTGTGCGGCTTTTTAAGGCGGGGACACAGTCGCCTGCTGATGACATAAGGTGCCAGACAAGACCCCCGAGCCGCGCATGTACGAAATCCTAACACTGCCCACCTTGCTGATACAcaatttttgttcctttttggtATTTTTCTCTCCAACACTGGCCAGAGCCTAAATCCACATTTTCTGATACTTTGGGCTTCCTTATCTTTCTCTAAAGCTCCTGTCCCTGTCCACATGTCTGTCCACCATGTGGCTGATTTCCATTCTGGTTTAACTCAAACAATACagctggtttgttttctttctctcctccggGCATTTATGCCATGCCTGTCCCAGTCggttttattactattatttttttaactctaataaaTTAGTCTTCTTTGAATAAACTTTTCCTGCCTCTTGAATCTTTAATTAGTTCAAAAAATCCATTCCTACACCCCTAGATAGTATCAATAGGGTTTACAGATGTACAACAGTAGGTTGGGTACCAAGTCCTAGAAGGGTATTTTTAGAATCCAGACTTCTTGCCAGATTAGTTTGGTGATGCCTCGTAGGCTTACAGGATGGTAGCCCAGGATAGAGCTATACCTGTGTGTTACTGTAGAAGGCTCTGGGGTGGAGGAGACAAATCACATGACAGAAGGTGGTACAGTCTGAAGTTAGGGTAGACCCTCCCTGGTGGTATAGCAGTCCAGTAAGAAAGTGAGGGTGTAGAGAGGGGGTCCCTGAAGCTGGAGGGAATGAGCAAGGAGAAGCCTGTCCAGTATGAAGGAGGTAATTCAGTGGGGGGGAGGCAAAGTCTCCTTCTTGGACTTAGAATCTGAACAGAGGTGAAGATGCCAGACCACTATGCTAGGTCATTTTGCTATTTGAACTCAGGGTCTTATGCACGCGAAGCCACGTCCCCAGCTTTTACTTACTTAGGagggttttgattttgattttgtttttcgaTGAACAGGTTCTTACAGCTGAGGTTGACTTAAATTCCCAATCTTCAAGTTTCtccctctcaagtgataggattacagaCATTCCTGGCTGTTATAACTTAGGTTATTTtgtcttgccaggcggtggtggcacccacctttaatcctagcatttaggaggcagaggcaggtggatctctgtgagtttgaggacagcctggtctacagagggagatccaggacagccaaagctacacagagaaaccctgtcttgaaaaacaaaacaaaacaaacaaaaaatttagagCATTTTTCAGACAACATCTTGTGTTGCCCAGACTGGGCTCAAACTCTGATATatggagatgaccttgaacttctgactctcctgcctcaatctcccaagtgcttggattacaggtgtgacttCTGTGACGTTGaggatcagacccagggcctctgaatgttaggcaagcattcaagcaactgaactatattcccagcactagaTTTGGGTTCTAATAAGGTTTACCTGGCACACACTTTaccagacttttttaaaaaaataacttccttatctttattttatgtgcattcatGCACGTatatctatgtgagggtgtcagatcttggagttacagacaactgttagctgccatgtgggtgctgtgaattgaacccacgtcctctgggggagcagtcagtgctcttaaccaccgagccatctctccagccccccttacCAGACTTTCAAACACATCTACAACATAGCTATCCGACATCTGTCCAGGATAGGGAACAAAAATCCTGACATTTTCCCGAGGTCTGCTAGCCTCAACAGTACTAGGTAGGTACACGgggacctaggctctctgcatctctccagccctactccCTGGTACCTGGTTGGCCTTACATGGTGGCTTATTGCCCCCAAGAATGGAAGGCCAATCCATCACTTGATAGGTTTGGTTCATGGGTGCCTTGGACAACAAAAGGACCACTCCGGGGGCCTTTTTGGAGGACGGCTGTTCTCTCTGCCTAGGCAACTGGTCCCTGCTGTTTGGTCTCTGACTACTTCCTACCCCATTTCATGTCCTACTTTCTGATCTGTGGCCAAGCTGAGGCATTGATTCCACAACTATTCATTTATAGAGTGGTGAATTCCTGGGGGTCTGGGCGGGGCGAGGTGGGAGAACCAAATGAGGATGCTTCCTTGGGAAGGCGGGCCTGTGTTCTTCCAGGCGACTGCAGGGGAGTCCTGTAAAgcgtcctcatctggaatgggagCATGAGAAACTCAAGAGAATCTTTCTCTCCAgagagaatcttctctccaggGTAGGAGAAAGGCCACCCGTGCAGTTCTGGATTCGAGCGCCCTCTCCAGTTCGGTTGAGAGTACCGAGGGCGTGGCCAGAGAATTGATTGACAGCTCACTCTTAATATCAGCCAGGCGACGACGGAAGCGTGCTCAGGCCCACTGATCCCTGGCAGCTCCACCATCCCCAGCTTCGGCGATTTTGGTTCTGACGCGGACCAGACCGGAAGTTGGGCCCAATGACTCCCTAGTCTTAATAGAAACACCGGAAACGTGTTCCCGATTATCGTTCCGCCGGCGCCGCGGCCATCGGTTCCGTTTCCCGGCCCGGAAGTGCGGCCTTCAAGTTCACAAGCCAGGAGGCAGCAACTGCAgggcctggtgcctgaggagtctGAGGTGGGGTCGAGCgggcatccccctgcctcagagtCAGAGGGAAGGCCGGGGcgtgctgggggagggaggcccACGTGAGGATCGGTGCACGCGTTGCGGACGCGAGAGGGCGCTGCAGGATCGGGGCAGGACGCGGGCAAGGGTGCGGAGGCGGGAAACAGTGGGTGCCGTCGTAGCGGGCCTGAACCGGGCTCCGGCACAGGGTGGGAGAGAGACAGGTTGATGGAGCAAGGGGCCTGGCCTGGGGGAGGATGTGGTGGCGAGAATGCAGCAGTAGATGTGGCAGAGTGTGCCTTTGTTATGGGCCATCCAGAAAGGTCCTGCTGCATCTGAGCAGCCCCAGCCCTCCGGGAAGTTGGTCGAGGGTGGGTTTGAGGAGTTCAGGACCTATGGATTGGCACACAGGCTGAAAAAGGAGGCcgctggcagaggcaggtgcaaaGCCTTGGTCCGTTCGGAGAATCATCCATCATCATAGAGGACCCAGATAAACTAGGTTAGCAGGCTCCCTCTGGCTGTCGCGTGAGGGAAAGGCCCGGAGGTGGGGATGTGGAAGGGACTTACAAGGTGACTTCCAACAGTCCAGGCCAGTAGTCACTGGCACAATGTGTAAGATAGtcggagagaaagggaggaatcAGCCGCGACAAAGGGAAAGGCGCGTTTGCGTTAAGAATATAGAAACGTTGAGTCTGAGATCTCAGTAGCCCTTGTATAGGGGTAGGATTTAATGGGGCCCTAATCTGGAGCCAGGGCCCTTAAGagatagattgtgtgtgtgtgtgtgtgtgtgtgtgtgtgtgtgtgtgtgtgtgtgtgtgtgatggaggagtATCTCCTCTTTTTCAGGGCCTCAGTCCTCAGGATGATAGTTTCGGGTGCATAAGAAGTATGTGGGTTGCTTAACCACACTGGGTTTCAGCTTGCTGGCTTTTCACAGCCCTTGTGCAGGTTCTTAGCACCTCTCAGGGCGCAGGTGATGTAAAGAAGAAACTTGGCCAcagtgttttgttatatgtactctttatttgcttttcttgggTATGAGGGatgctgctgatgctgatgcCCAGCCTCTAGAGATGCTCCCATATGATTTGCCAGGAGGCAGGTGCATCCCACCCTCCTGAAAACCTCCACATACACTAGTTAATGGTACCTGGTTCTGAGGTAGTCTTGGATATGCTTGGGGCCTTAGTGGTGCTAAGATAAGCAAGTTTGGCTAGGGGAGAATAGGAAAAAAACCAGAGTGGAAAGTGTACCATGGCTAGCCTGGTGGAGATGAAATAGCCTATCATTTCCTCAGGGAGGTCATTCTCAATGAGACAGAGTAGCCAGTTTTGAATGGGAGTTAGAAGGTAGCTAATTTTAGTTACAGGGTAGCCAGTTTTGAATGGGAGTTActggcttttgctttgtttcattttaaacaagGCTACCCCTTGGGAGGAGGGCCATCCTAGGATTTAAGGATATTAAATCTGGGGCCTAGGTACGTTTCCAGAAGAAGGGTAAGCCTGGATCTTCCTTGGAGCAGAAAACAGGGGATCTATGCTGGTGTCGCAGGGATGGAGGGCATTGAAGAGTACCTAGGCCAGGAGTGCTGGCGTGTTTTATGTGTTGGTTCAGGGACTGTGATGACCTGCTAGGGACGCATGAGGTGGGccaaggctggggatgtagtgcACTGTTGGGTTCTGTGGTGAGGATTTAAGGGGACCAGGACATAGGATGGCAGAGAGTACTTAGCTGACAGCCCAATCCCCATTATCTCCTCATCTCACAGATGGCAGCGACCGAGGCGGTGCACCACATCCACCTACAGAACTTTTCGCGCTCACTCCTGGAGACCCTCAATGGGCAGCGGCTAGGCGGTCACTTCTGCGATGTGACTGTCCGCATCCGTGAAGCTTCCCTGCGTGCGCACCGCTGCGTGTTGGCCGCGGGCTCACCCTTCTTCCAGGATAAGCTGCTGCTTGGCCATTCAGAGATTCGTGTGCCCCCCGTGGTGCCCGCGCAGACGGTGCGCCAGCTGGTCGAGTTCCTGTACAGTGGCTCGCTGGTGGTGGCTCAGGGCGAAGCGCTGCAGGTGCTCACAGCAGCCTCCGTGCTTCGCATCCAGACCGTCATCGATGAGTGCACGCAAATCATCGCGCGTGCCCGTGTCCCCAGCACCCCAGCGCCTGCACCTCTGCCACCACCCGTGCCCCCTCCACTTGCTCCTGCGCAGCTGCGCCACCGTCTGCGCCACTTGCTGGCCGCCCGCCCCCCGGGTCACCCCAGCGCAGCGCATAGCCGCAAGCAGCGCCAGCCTGCACGCCTGCAGCTGCCTGCACCCCCAGCACCCATCAAGGCCGAGGGGCCAGATACGGAGCCATCGCTGACTGCCGCCCCTGAAGACAGAGGTGAAGAGGATGACGATGAGGAGACGGATGAAGAGACCGACGCCGAAGAGGGTGAAGGCGGTGGCGGCCCAGGCGAGGGCCAAGCGCCCCCTGCCTTCCCCGACTGCACAGGGGGCTTCCTTACAGCCACAGCTGACAGTGCGCGTGAGGACCCGCCTGCATCCACCGGCATCACTGATTATAGTGGTGCCGGCAGAGATTTCCTTCGCGGGACTGCTGTGACCGAGGATGTGTTCCCAGATAGTTATGTGTCTGCTTGGCATGAGGAAGGCAACGGGGGTCCAGAAGGTTGTCCGGTGGAAAGTTCTGCTCCACCCGACTGCGCACTAGCTGGGCCTCGACCTACCAGTGTGAAGACCCCTGGACCACCTGTGGCTCTCTTCCCCTTTCACCTGGGTGCCCCAGGTCCGCCAGCACCAACACCTCCTACTCCATCAGGGCCAGCCCCTGCACCCCCGCCCACCTTCTACCCCACACTCCAGCCAGATGCAGCCCCCAGTGCTCAGCTCGAAACTCCGGCTGTGTCTGCTGCCCCTGCTGCTCCAGCCACAGCCATCTCAGGCACTCCTGGGCGCGCCCCCGGTGCCTCAGGTGCTGAGCAACCCGCCTATGAGTGTAGCCACTGCCGCAAGACTTTCAGTTCCCGGAAAAACTATACCAAGCACATGTTCATCCACTCTGGTGagtgggagaggaaaagaaatcgGCTCTACTCGCACAGATTTCTGAGATCCTTAAGCATTGGAGATTTGGTTGCTGGGTGGGATTGGGCCCTTGATAAGCTTTGTTTTGTGTTAACCTTAGAAGCCTGGAAATTTAGTTCCCAGTGTAAAGTGGGAGCCTGCCTTTTCCAAAGCCTCCCAAGGTCTTAGAAAACTAGATTCAGCCTGGGATGGTCAGGTTAAAGGAAGTGTTGGTGGAAAATTGACCAGCTTTGGGGGTGGGAGCTGCAGAAAGAGGCCTGAGGTGACTTAGGGGGTAAATCATTTATGGGGTAGAAGAATGCTTGAAGTCGGGTGCTATCTGAGCATGTAGCCAATGTTGTTCCAGACAGGTAGAGTTCCTTGTTAAGGAACCCTGACTGATCGTGGCATAATTGAATGATGATGTGGGTCCAGGAGAAGGGTTCCCAGTAGAGCAGGATTCCAGAGTGGTTTCCTTGACAAGCAAAGGCATCCTGAACTGACCCAGGAGGGGAGTATAGAGGAGTCCCTACCAAGGAGTCTCCAGGGAGAGCAAGCTGGACTAATGTATGTGTGGCTTGCTTTGTCGTTTGCAGGGGAGAAGCCACATCAGTGCGCAGTGTGTTGGCGATCCTTCTCGCTACGCGACTACCTGCTCAAGCATATGGTCACACACACTGGCGTGCGAGCCTTccagtgtgctgtgtgtgccaAGCGCTTCACGCAGAAGAGCTCACTCAACGTGCATATGCGCACACACCGGCCGGAGCGCGCGCCCTGCCCTGCCTGTGGCAAGGTTTTCTCCCACCGCGCACTGTTGGAGCGCCACTTGGCAGCTCACCCTGCACCTTGATTG
The sequence above is drawn from the Peromyscus leucopus breed LL Stock chromosome 1, UCI_PerLeu_2.1, whole genome shotgun sequence genome and encodes:
- the Zbtb45 gene encoding zinc finger and BTB domain-containing protein 45; this translates as MAATEAVHHIHLQNFSRSLLETLNGQRLGGHFCDVTVRIREASLRAHRCVLAAGSPFFQDKLLLGHSEIRVPPVVPAQTVRQLVEFLYSGSLVVAQGEALQVLTAASVLRIQTVIDECTQIIARARVPSTPAPAPLPPPVPPPLAPAQLRHRLRHLLAARPPGHPSAAHSRKQRQPARLQLPAPPAPIKAEGPDTEPSLTAAPEDRGEEDDDEETDEETDAEEGEGGGGPGEGQAPPAFPDCTGGFLTATADSAREDPPASTGITDYSGAGRDFLRGTAVTEDVFPDSYVSAWHEEGNGGPEGCPVESSAPPDCALAGPRPTSVKTPGPPVALFPFHLGAPGPPAPTPPTPSGPAPAPPPTFYPTLQPDAAPSAQLETPAVSAAPAAPATAISGTPGRAPGASGAEQPAYECSHCRKTFSSRKNYTKHMFIHSGEKPHQCAVCWRSFSLRDYLLKHMVTHTGVRAFQCAVCAKRFTQKSSLNVHMRTHRPERAPCPACGKVFSHRALLERHLAAHPAP